The Streptomyces sp. WZ-12 genome segment GCCGAAACTGTGGAAGTCCGTCGTTCAGGAACTCCAGGTCGCCCAGGAGCAGACCAAGAACAACGACGCCATGACGCTGTACTTCTGCGTGAATTACGGCGGCCGGGCCGAGATCGCGGACGCGGCGGCGGCCATCGCGGCGGACGTGCGGGCCGGGAAGCTGGACCCGTCCAAGGTCAACGAGAAGACCGTGGCGAAGTACATGTACTACCCGGACATGCCCGACGTGGACCTGTTCGTCCGGCCGTCCGGTGAGCAGCGCACCTCGAACTACCTGATCTGGCAGAGCGCTTACGCGGAGATGGTGTTCCAGGACATCCTTTGGCCGGATTTCGATCGGCGGAACCTGTGGGAGGCGTGCCTGGAGTACGCGAAGCGGGACCGCCGGTTCGGCGCGGCGCCGCTGGAGTCGGGCGAGACGGCCACCTAAAGGCGCGCTCCGACGACGGCGAACGGGCCGCCTCCCCGGTGTGGGGAGGCGGCCCGTTCGGCGTTGTGGTCGCGTGCGGTGTGCGCGCCGGGCGCCCTAGCCGTTCGCGTCCTTCTTGGCCGCGCACTCACCGCAGGTGCCGAAGATCTCGACGGTGTGCGCGACATCGCGGAAGCCGTGCTCGGCCGCGATCTGGTCCGCCCACTTCTCCACCGCCGGGCCCTCGACCTCGACGGCCGTGCCGCAGCCGCGGCACACCAGGTGGTGGTGATGGTCGTCGCTGCTGCACCGGCGGTAGACGGCCTCGCCGTCGCTGGTGCGCAGCACGTCCACCTCGCCGGCGTCGGCGAGGGACTGCAGCGTCCGGTAGACGGTGGTCAACCCGACCGAGTCGCCCCGGTGCTTGAGCATGTCGTGCAGCTCCTGCGCACTGCGGAACTCATTGACCTCGTCGAGTGCGGCCGAAACCGCGGTGCGCTGCCGCGTCGACCGGCCGCGGACCGGAGAACCCGCGCTCGTCGCCACCGTTGCCTCCCTAGGACGTCAGGACATCTCCCGCGCATGCGTTTGGCCATTGTGCCAGGTGATGACCGGGAGCCCGGTGCGGTGCTTACCGCTCTCTCCTATGTATCCCTCATCCGGGCCGTCCCACACCGCGGTGCCTGCGCCGCCCGTCACACCCGGACGTCGTCCTCGACGGGGGTGCGGCCGCCCGGTACTTCCAGGGTGCACCCCTTACCGTCCGTCGCGCCGGCCCGCGCGCGCTTTCTGGCCAGCGGGGTGGCCAGCGCCGTGAAGCCCACGAACAGCACGATGGCGAAGAGCACGATGGTCGCGCCGGACGGCACGTCGACGTAGTACGAGGTGGTGGTGCCGGTCAGCGTCACCGCCACGCCGATCCCGACCGCGGTCGCGAAGGTCGCCGCGAAGCTGCGGCTGAGCTGCTGGGCGGCCGCGACCGGGATCACCATCAGCGCGCTGACCAGCAGCAGGCCGACGACCCGCATGGCGACCGTGACGGTGACCGCGGCGGTGACCGCGATCAGCAGGTTCAGCAGCCGCACCGGCAGGCCGGTGACCCGGGCGAACTCCTCGTCCTGGCAGACCGCGAAGAGCTGGCGGCGCAGCCCGAGCGTGATCGCCAGCACCAGGGCGGCCAGCACATAGATCGTGATCATGTCCTGCGGCGAGACGGTGGTGATCGAACCGAAGAGGTACGTCCCCAGGTTGGCGCTGGAGCCCGCGTCGGAGAGGTTCATCAGCATCACGCCGCCCGCCATGCCGCCGTAGAACAGCATGGCCAGCGCCAGATCGCCGCGGGTCTTGCCGTACCAGCGGATCAGCTCCATCACCACCGAGCCGACGACGGCGACCACGGTGGCCATCCACACCGGGCTGGTGTTGAGCAGGAAGCCCAGGCCGACGCCGGTCAGCGCGACGTGGCCGATGCCGTCGCCCATCAGGGCCTGGCGGCGCTGGACGAGGTAGATGCCGATGGCGGGGGCGGTGATCCCGACGATCAGGGCGGCGATCAACGCCCGTTGCATGAAGGCGTAGTTGAGGAGTTCCATCAGCTCAGCAGCCCCGTTCGGAACGGTTCGGCCGACGCGTCGGCGTGCGATCCAACGCAGTGGTGCGAAGCACCTCCACTTGGGGCGGCGGCGGGCGACGGGTGGGCATGGTCGTGGCCGGGCAGGGCGTGCTGGCCGACGGCCTCCGGTGGCGGGCCGTCGTGGACGACGCAGCCGTCCTGCAGCACCACCGCGCGGTCGATCAGCGGCTCCAGCGGCCCCAGTTCGTGCAGGACGAGCAGGACCGTGGCGCCGCGGGCGACCTGCTCGCGCAGTGCGGTGGCCAGCACCTCCTGGCTCGCCAGGTCCACGCCGGCCATCGGCTCGTCCATGATCAGCAGATCGGGTTCACCCGCCAGCGCCCGGGCGATCAGCACCCGTTGGTGCTGACCTCCCGACAGCGCGTTGACGGAGTCCTTGATCCGGTCGGCCAGCCCGACCAGTTCCAGTGCGTGGTGCACCGCCGCCCGGTCCGCCCTGCGCAGCAAACCCAGCTTCGTGCGGGCCAGCCGGCCGGCGGTGACCACCTCGCGGACGGTCGCCGGCACCCCGCCGGCCGCCGTGGTGCGCTGCGGCACGTAGCCGATCCGCGCCCAGTCCCTGAAGCGGCGGAACGGCGTGCCGAAGAGCGCCAGTTCGCCGCCGGTCAGCGGGACCTGCCCGATGACCGAGCGGACCGCGGTGGACTTCCCGGACCCGTTGGCGCCGAGCAGCGCGACGACCTCGCCGGTCCGCACGGTCAGGTCGACGCCGCGCAGCACCGGGCGGGCGCCCAGCGACGCGGTCGCGCCGCGCAGCTCGATGGCCGCCGGCGCCTGCGCGTCCGGCGACTCCTCGGCCGTCGCCGCTATGACGGCCTGGCCGGTGTCCTTCATCTGCTGACCTCCGTCGTGCGGTGCGTCGTGGCGGGCGGGGCGTGCCGGGTGGGCACGGGGTGCGCGGGGCGGGTCACTTGGCGCCGAGCGCCTTCTGGAGCGCGGCGAGGTTGGCGCGCTGCACGGAGAAGTAGTCCTTGCCGCGGGACTTGTCGGTGATGCCCTCCAGCGGGTCCAGCACATCGGTCTTCAGGTGCAGGTCGCCGGCGAGGGTCTTGGCGGTGGCCGGGTTGGCCAGCGTCTCGAAGAACACCGTGGAGACGTGGTGGGACTGCGCCAGGGTGTGCAGTTCCTTGATCCGGTTGGCGCTGGGCTCGGACTCCGGGTCCAGGCCGCTGATCGCCTCCTGGACCAGGCCGTAGCGCTCGGCGAGGTAGCCGAAGGCCGCGTGCGTGGTGACGAAGGTGTCCGAAGTCCGGTTCTTCAGGCCGTCCTTGAAGTCGGTGTTCAGCTTGTCCAGCTTCTCCACCAGCACATCGGTGTTCTTCTGGTAGGCGGCCTTGTTCTTCGGATCGGCCTCGGCGAACGTCTTGTTGACGCCCTTGGCGACCTCGGCGAACTTCACCGGGTCCAGCCAGACGTGCGGGTCCTGGCCGGGCTCGGCGTCGGAGTGCGAGCTGTTGTCGCCGGTGGTGTGGTGGTGCCCGTCGACCTCGGTGCCGTGCACCTCCGTGCGGGTCAGCTCCGCCGCGTTGGCGATGTGCTGGACGCCGGACTGCTTGACCGAGTCGTCCACGGCGGGCTGGAGCCCCTTGAGGTAGACGATCGCGCCGGACTCGCTGAGCTGCGCGGTCTGCTTGGCGGTGAGCGTCAGGTCGTGCGGCTCCACGCCCGGCTTGGTGAGGTTGGACACCTCCACGTGCGAGCCGCCGATCTGCTCCGCGAGGAACTGCAGCGGATAGAACGACGCCGTCACCTTCAGCTTGCCGTCGTCGGAGCGCCCGGAGGCGCTGGGGGAGCAGGCGGCGAGGGTCGCGAGACCGAGGACCGCGGCTCCGGCGACGGCCACGGTGGATATTCGGGAGCGTACGTTCATGACAGTCATTTTCAACAAACATGGAAATGATTGTCAACAAAGTGCGTGCCAGGTCACAGGCCGAACAGAACCGGCCGGAAGCGATCCTTTATCGATTTGGTCCGGGGGGTACGCCCGCCGCTACCCTGAACTATTCGCTCGCGCGATCCCTGAGCAGCACCCTTCGTCGAGGCGCACCGCGCCCCTGTCCACCGTCCGACGTCGTACTGAAGAGAGCACCGTGGCCGCCGACAAGATCGATACCATCGTCAGCCTGAGCAAGCGCCGTGGCTTCGTTTACCCCTGCAGCGAGATCTACGGCGGCTCCCGCGCTGCCTGGGACTACGGTCCCCTCGGCGTCGAGCTCAAGGAGAACATCAAGCGCCAGTGGTGGCGCGCCATGGTCACCTCCCGCGAGGACGTCGTCGGCCTCGACTCCTCGGTGATCCTGGCCCCCGAGGTGTGGCAGGCGTCCGGCCACGTCGCCACCTTCACCGACCCGCTCACCGAGTGCACCTCCTGCCACAAGCGCTTCCGCGCCGACCACTTGGAGGAGGCGTACGAGGCCAAGCACGGCCGCCTCCCCGAGAACGGCCTCGCCGACGTCAACTGCCCGCACTGCGGCAACAAGGGCGGCTTCACCGAGCCCAAGCAGTTCTCCGGTCTGCTCTCCACCCACCTCGGCCCCTCGCAGGACACCGCGTCCGTCGCGTACCTGCGCCCCGAGACCGCCCAGGGCATCTTCACCAACTTCGCCCAGGTCCAGCAGACCTCCCGGAAGAAGCCGCCGTTCGGCATCGCCCAGATGGGCAAGTCCTTCCGGAACGAGATCACGCCGGGCAACTTCATCTTCCGCACCCGCGAGTTCGAGCAGATGGAGATGGAGTTCTTCGTCAAGCCGGGCGAGGACGAGCAGTGGCACGAGTACTGGATGGAGCAGCGCTGGAACTGGTACCGCGACCTCGGTCTCCGCGAGGAGAACGTCCGCTGGTACGAGCACCCCAAGGAGAAGCTCTCCCACTACTCCAAGCGCACCGCTGACATCGAGTACCGCTTCCAGTTCGGCGGCTCGGAGTGGGGCGAGCTGGAGGGCGTCGCCAACCGCACCGACTACGACCTCTCCTCGCACGCCAAGGCGTCCGGTCAGGACCTCTCCTACTTCGACCAGGAGGCCGGCGAGCGCTACACCCCGTTCGTCATCGAGCCGGCGGCCGGTGTCGGCCGCACCATGCTCGCCTTCATGCTCGACGCCTACACCGAGGACGAGGCGCCCAACGCCAAGGGCAAGTTGGAGAAGCGCACGGTGCTGCGCCTCGACCCGCGCCTGTCGCCGGTGAAGGTCGCGGTGCTGCCGCTCTCCCGCAACCCGCAGCTCTCCCCGAAGGCCAAGGGGCTGGCCGCGGACCTCCGCAAGTTCTGGAACATCGAGTTCGACGACGCCGGCGCCATCGGCCGCCGCTACCGCCGCCAGGACGAGATCGGCACCCCGTTCTGCGTCACCGTCGACTTCGACACCCTCGACGACAACGCGGTCACGGTGCGCGAGCGCGACACGATGAAGCAGGAGCGGGTCGGCCTGGACCAGATCCAGTCCTACCTGGGTGCGCGACTGCTCGGCTGCTGAACCGCCGGACGGCGGAGTGGCCGACGACGGCGGCGCGGGCCACGGCCGTTGGGCCGCGGCCCGCCCCGCCGCCCCGTAGGGCCACAACGTGAACGCCGGCCGGACCCCGACGATTTCGGGGACCGGCCGGCGTTCGCGTTGCCCGGGTGCGTTGCCCGGGTGCCGGCTACTGCCGCAGGCCGCGCAGTACCAGGTCCCGCACCGTCTCGAAGTCCGTGGTGATCTCCGGGCGGGACCACTCCTCGGCGTAACAGGGGTCGTGGAAGCGGCCGGTGGCGGCGAAGACGGCGTGCGCGGTGGTGGTGGGCGGGTCGGCGCGGAACGCGCCCTCCGTGACGCCCGCCTCGATGATCTCGGCCAACTGCCCCTCAAGATCACTGACGTGCCGGTCGACCACGCCGCCGCTCTCCCCGATCAACGTCATGTACGTGGCGAAGAGTTCGGGGTCGTCACCGGCCTTGTGCCGCTTGGCCTGGAACAGCGTGGCCAACCAGCGGCCCAGCCGCTCCTCGGCGGGGCCGTCCTCCTCGACGATGGCCGCCAACTCCCGGCTCGTACGGTCCAACCAACGCGCCGTGACCGCCTCCCGCAGCGCCGTCTTCGTACGGAAGTGGCGGTACACGCTGCCGTGACTCACGCCCAGCGCCCGCGCGACATCGACGACGGTGGCCTTCGCCGGCCCATACCGGCGCAGCACCTCCTCGGTGGCTTCGAGGATCCGCTCGGGCGTCAACGTCTCGGGGGGCATGGGAGGGGCTGGCCTTTCACGAAAGCGGTGCTCTTCTTATGTATGGACCGTATCGTCTGCGACTGGCTTGCTTCCCACGTTGTCGGCTTTCCCACCGTGGGCCTGCGGCCGGCTGTTGCCCACGTTGCTGGCTTTCCCGCCGCGCGGGTTGCTGTCTTTTGCGCCTGCGGCGCGGGCCGATCCGCTGCGCTTGGCTTGTTGCCCACGTTGCTGGCTTTCCCGCCGTGCCGCTGCGCGGGGCCTCGCCCGCGTTGGTGGCTTTCCCGCCGTGCCGCTGCGCGGGGCCTCGCCCGCGTTGGTGGCTTTCCCGCCGTGCCGCCTGCGGCGAGCCGGTCCGCTGCCGGTCCGCTGCGCGGGGCGGGGCGAGTTGTCTGGTCCGCTGCGCGGGGCGGGTGGGGTTGTTGTCCGCTGCGCGGGGCTGTTGGGTTGCGGTGACGGGCCTCCGGGGGCGGCATGCCAGACTGCTTCGCTTTACGTCTGGCACACCGCCCCCTCCGGCCCGTCCCCTCCCGTTGTGGGGGTGGATTTCTCTGGGTGGGGGTTGATCATGGTGGTCGCCTAACGGTCACCGCCCCCGCCCAGTTGCTTGGGCCGCCAGTCCACCGACGGTCACCCTTCAGGCTCTCGTGTTCTTCTTGCGGCCACCGCTCAGCCTCACGCGTCCTTTCACGGTCGCTGCTCAGGCTCACGCGTCCTCTGACGGTCACCACTCAGCCTCACGCGTCCTCTGACGGTCACCACGCAGGCTCACGCGTCCTTTCACGGTCACTGCTCAAGCTCATGCGTCTTCTGACGGTCACCACGCAGGCTCATGCGTCTTCTGACGGTCACCGCTCAAGCTCAGGCGTCCTCTGACGGTCACCACTCAACCCAGCGGCCCGAGTTGGCCCACCGGGCGGACGTGGCACTCACCGTTTTTCACCACCCTCCAACGGGAGGGGACGGGCCGGAGGGGTGGGTGTGCAGGACGTAAAGCGAAGCAGTCCTGCACACCCACCCCGGAGGTCCGTCACCGCACCCCGACAGCCCCGCGCAGCGGACAACAACCCCACCCGCCACGCGCAGCGGACCGGCAGCGGGCCAGACGACTCGATCCGCCCCGCGCAAGCGGACCGGCAGCGGACCCCGCCCGCCGTAGGCGGCTACGGCGGGAGAGCCGGCAACGTGGGCTGAGGCCCGCCTCGTGGCGCGGCGGGCCGTAGGCCCGCTCCGCTCAGTGTTCGCTGTCGAGGTGGGCCATCTGGTTCTCCGGGTACCGGGCTCCTGCGGCCGCCCCTGCGGGAACCGCTCGTTCGATGGCGGTGAGGTCGGCGGGGGTGAGGGTGACGTCGAGGGCGCGGAGCGCCTCCGTGAGGCGGTCGCGGCGGCGGGCGCCGATGAGGGGGACGATGTCGGTGCCGCGGGAGAGGACCCAGGCGATGGCGGTCTGGGCGACCGTGATCCCCTTTTCGTCGGCGATCTTGCGGAGGGCGTCGACGAGGTCGAGGTTGCGGTCGAGGTTGTCGCCCTGGAAGCGGGGGGACATGCCGCGGAAGTCGTTGGCGGCCAGCTTGCGGTCGCGGGCGAAGTGGCCGCTGATCAGGCCGCGGGAGAGCACTCCGTAGGCGGTGATGCCGATGCCCAGCTCGCGGGCGGTGGGCAGGATCGCGTCCTCGATGCCGCGGGAGAGCAGGGAGTACTCGATCTGGAGGTCGGAGATCGGGGCGACGGCGGCGGCCCGGCGGAGGGTGTCCGCGCCCACCTCGGAGAGGCCGATGTGGCGGACGTGGCCGGCCTCGACCAGTTCGGCGATGGCGCCGATGGTCTCCTCGATCGGGACGTCGGGGTCGACGCGGGCGATGCGGTAGACGTCGATGTGGTCGGTGCCCAGCCGCTGGAGGGAGTACGCGGCGAAGTTCTTCACCGCGGCGGGGCGGCCGTCGTAGCCGCTGAAGCCGCCCTCGACGGTGCGCAGGGCGCCGAACTTCACGCTGAGCAGGGCCTTTTCGCGGGCGGCGGCGGGGGCGGTGCGGAGCGCCTCGTTGATCAGCAGCTCGTTGTGGCCCATGCCGTAGAAGTCGCCGGTGTCGAGGAGGGTGATGCCCGCTTCGAGGGCGGCGTGGAGGGTGGCGAGGGATTCGGCGCGGTCCGCGTCGCCGTAGAGGGCGGACATGCCCATGCAGCCGAGGCCGAGGGCGGAGGTCTGCGGGCCGGTGGTGCCGAGGGTGCGGGTCTGCACGTCGTGCTCCTGGGTGGAAGGGGTGGGGAGGGGCGACGGCGGGTGTGGTCGCCCGTCGTCGCCGTATCCACCTTCGCATGACGGCTGACAGATTTCAATATTTGTCATTCGTGAGGGTGATGGGCCCCGTCCCGCCCGACGTCAGCGCATGGTGCGGGGGAGTCGGAGGCCGAGGAGGGTGGTGCCCGCGACGATGGCCAACTGGGTCAGCAGGGCGGCGAGGAACCCGTCGCGGATGCCGGCGGAGGGGAGCAGGGCAAGGAAGAGCGTGCCGAGCGTCGCCACGCCCAGGGCCAGGCCCGACTGCTGGGTGGTGACCATGACGCCGCCGCCCACCCCGGCCTGGGTGACCGGCAGTTCGCTCAGCACGATCCGCAGCAGCACCGGCAGCACCAGGCCCTGGCCGAGGCCCAGCACCGTCATGCTCGGGGCGAGCGCCGCGACCGGGACGGCGGGCCAGCCCGCGTGCACGGTCAGGGCCAGGGCGACGAGCCCGGTCCCCTGGATCAGCGAGCCGGTGATGATCACCTTGCGCCCGAAGCGGTGCACCAGACGGGGGCCGGCCAGCGACGCCAGGAAGTAGGCGACGCAGAGCGGGAAGAGGGACATGCCCGCGGCCAACGGCCCGTAGTGCAGCCCACTTTGGAGGGCGACCGCGATCACGAACATGAAGCCGCCGAAGCCCACCGAGAACGGCACGATCATGGTCAGACCGCTGCGGACGGACGGGATGCGCAGGAGCGAGGGCGGGATCAGCGGCGTGCGCCCGGTGCGCTCCGCGCGGCGCTCCACCATCAAGAACGCCCCGGCGGCGAACGGGAAGAGGGCCAGCAGCAGCCAGGACCACAGGGGCCAGCCGGCGGCGCGGCCCTCGGTCAGCGGCAGCAGCAGGGCGACCATCGCGACGGCGAGCAGCACGGTGCCGGGGACGTCCACCCGGCTGGGGTGCGGCGAGCGGCTCTCGGGCACCGTACGGGCCGCGAGCAACAGGGCCACGGCGGCGATCGGGACGTTCACCAGGAACACCGCGCGCCAGCCGCTGCCCGCCAGGTCCACCGAGACCAGCAGCCCGCCGAGCACCTGGCCGACGGCGCTGGAGACCCCGGCCGTGCCGCCGTAGAGGCTGACCGCCCTGGCGCGCCGGCTGCCGGTCGTGGCGGCCTGGATGGTGGCCAGCACCTGCGGCAGCAGCAGCGCCGCGGCCGCGCCCTGGGCGACCCGGGCGGCCACCAGCGTCCCGGCGTCCGGGGCCAACCCGCAGGCCAGCGACGTCAGTCCGAACGCGGCCAGCCCCCACAGGAACAGCCGGCGCCGGCCCACCATGTCGCCGAGCCGGCCGCCGAGCACCAACAGCGTGGCGTAGGCGACGCCGTAGCCGGCCACGATCATCTCCAGCGTCGCCGGGTCGGCGTGCAGATCGCGGTCGATGGTCGGCAGGGCGACGTTGACGATGAAGAAGTCGATCATCGGCAGGGCCGCGCCCAGGAGGACGGTCAGCAGGCCCAGCGGGGTCAGCAGCGGGGCGGCCGCCGGGCGCGGACGGGCGGCGGTGGACGGGGTATCCGGGACGGCGGTCGCTATCGGGGTTTCGCTCACGGGAACGAGAATCCCGCCCCGCTCAGCCGGGTACCAGAGTGTCCTTATCCTGGTACCAGCGCTACCTGGCAACCGGCTGCGGGCTGCGGCACGCTGGACGCATGACCGTGGATGCGACCGTAGACGCGACGGGGGCCAGCGCGGCGGCCCGGCCGGGTGGCAGGGCGCCGCGCACGACGAGCATGGCAGGGACGGCGCCGCCGCGCGGGGCCGGGCACCGCGCCGACGACGCGGTCCGGCGGGCGGAGTTGGCCGCCTTCCTGCGCAGCCGGCGCGAGCGGATCACCCCCGAGCAGGTCGGGTTGCCGCGCGGCAGTCGCCGCCGCACCCCGGGCCTGCGCCGCGAGGAGGTCGCCCAACTCGGCGCCGTGGGCGTGACGTGGTACACGTGGCTTGAGCAGGCCAGGGACATCCACGTCTCCCCCCAGGTGCTGGACGCGGTGGCCCGCGCCCTCCAACTGGACCGCGCCGAGCGCAGCCACCTCTTCGCGCTGGCCGGGGCGGTCGACCCGTTGCCGGGCAAGGAGTGCACCGGCATACCCCGGGCGCTGCGCGAGGTCCTGGACCAACTGGCGCCGTATCCGGCCATCATCCAGAACAGCCGGTTCGACATCCTCGCCTACAACGGCGCCTACGGGCAGCTCATGTGCGACCTGGACGCGCTGCCCGAAGAGGACCGCAACTGCCTGTGGTTGGCCTTCACCCACCCCGGGTGGCGGGCCAGCCTGGTCGACTGGGAGGCCACGGTCCGGACCATGACCGCCAAGTTCCGCGCCTCGATGGCCGAGCACCTCGCCGAGCCGGGCTGGAAGGCGCTGGTGGCCCGGCTCACGGAGGCGTCGCCGGAGTTCCGCGGGATATGGGCGCAGCACGAGGTCGAGCGCACCACCAGCGCGGTCAAGGTCTTCCGGCACCCGGTCGTTGGCATCCTCCAACTGACCAGCACCAACCTGTGGTTGGGGCCCAATCACGGCTCGAAGATGCTCAGCTACACCCCGGTCGACGAGGCGACCCGGGAGCGACTGGGGGAGCTGGACGCACTGGTGCGGAGGGCGAGCGGGACGGCGACGGGGTGGGGGGCCGGGGCGGCGGTCGACCGGGCGGCCGTGGCGCTGGCGCCGTAGCGCGGCCCTCCCGGGCGGCCGATGGCGTGCCGTGCCGGTGCCGTTACGAGCCGGCGCACGCCCGGCTGTGGTCCGGGGCGGTCCCGTCCTCGAAGAGGGCCGCGGTGCGCTCGGCGGTGGTGCGGGCCCAACGGCCGGTGGTGAGGGCGCCGAGCAGGAAGATGGCGCCGCCG includes the following:
- a CDS encoding isoprenyl transferase, with amino-acid sequence MAVRGILGRNRREYQTPEPHPSGARPPKIPGELVPNHVAVVMDGNGRWAKERGLPRTEGHKVGEGVVLDVLKGCIEMGVKNLSLYAFSTENWKRSPDEVRFLMNFNRDVIRRRRDEMDALGIRIRWVGRMPKLWKSVVQELQVAQEQTKNNDAMTLYFCVNYGGRAEIADAAAAIAADVRAGKLDPSKVNEKTVAKYMYYPDMPDVDLFVRPSGEQRTSNYLIWQSAYAEMVFQDILWPDFDRRNLWEACLEYAKRDRRFGAAPLESGETAT
- a CDS encoding Fur family transcriptional regulator, giving the protein MATSAGSPVRGRSTRQRTAVSAALDEVNEFRSAQELHDMLKHRGDSVGLTTVYRTLQSLADAGEVDVLRTSDGEAVYRRCSSDDHHHHLVCRGCGTAVEVEGPAVEKWADQIAAEHGFRDVAHTVEIFGTCGECAAKKDANG
- a CDS encoding metal ABC transporter permease, whose amino-acid sequence is MELLNYAFMQRALIAALIVGITAPAIGIYLVQRRQALMGDGIGHVALTGVGLGFLLNTSPVWMATVVAVVGSVVMELIRWYGKTRGDLALAMLFYGGMAGGVMLMNLSDAGSSANLGTYLFGSITTVSPQDMITIYVLAALVLAITLGLRRQLFAVCQDEEFARVTGLPVRLLNLLIAVTAAVTVTVAMRVVGLLLVSALMVIPVAAAQQLSRSFAATFATAVGIGVAVTLTGTTTSYYVDVPSGATIVLFAIVLFVGFTALATPLARKRARAGATDGKGCTLEVPGGRTPVEDDVRV
- a CDS encoding metal ABC transporter ATP-binding protein, with amino-acid sequence MKDTGQAVIAATAEESPDAQAPAAIELRGATASLGARPVLRGVDLTVRTGEVVALLGANGSGKSTAVRSVIGQVPLTGGELALFGTPFRRFRDWARIGYVPQRTTAAGGVPATVREVVTAGRLARTKLGLLRRADRAAVHHALELVGLADRIKDSVNALSGGQHQRVLIARALAGEPDLLIMDEPMAGVDLASQEVLATALREQVARGATVLLVLHELGPLEPLIDRAVVLQDGCVVHDGPPPEAVGQHALPGHDHAHPSPAAAPSGGASHHCVGSHADASAEPFRTGLLS
- a CDS encoding metal ABC transporter substrate-binding protein, with protein sequence MNVRSRISTVAVAGAAVLGLATLAACSPSASGRSDDGKLKVTASFYPLQFLAEQIGGSHVEVSNLTKPGVEPHDLTLTAKQTAQLSESGAIVYLKGLQPAVDDSVKQSGVQHIANAAELTRTEVHGTEVDGHHHTTGDNSSHSDAEPGQDPHVWLDPVKFAEVAKGVNKTFAEADPKNKAAYQKNTDVLVEKLDKLNTDFKDGLKNRTSDTFVTTHAAFGYLAERYGLVQEAISGLDPESEPSANRIKELHTLAQSHHVSTVFFETLANPATAKTLAGDLHLKTDVLDPLEGITDKSRGKDYFSVQRANLAALQKALGAK
- a CDS encoding glycine--tRNA ligase, which produces MAADKIDTIVSLSKRRGFVYPCSEIYGGSRAAWDYGPLGVELKENIKRQWWRAMVTSREDVVGLDSSVILAPEVWQASGHVATFTDPLTECTSCHKRFRADHLEEAYEAKHGRLPENGLADVNCPHCGNKGGFTEPKQFSGLLSTHLGPSQDTASVAYLRPETAQGIFTNFAQVQQTSRKKPPFGIAQMGKSFRNEITPGNFIFRTREFEQMEMEFFVKPGEDEQWHEYWMEQRWNWYRDLGLREENVRWYEHPKEKLSHYSKRTADIEYRFQFGGSEWGELEGVANRTDYDLSSHAKASGQDLSYFDQEAGERYTPFVIEPAAGVGRTMLAFMLDAYTEDEAPNAKGKLEKRTVLRLDPRLSPVKVAVLPLSRNPQLSPKAKGLAADLRKFWNIEFDDAGAIGRRYRRQDEIGTPFCVTVDFDTLDDNAVTVRERDTMKQERVGLDQIQSYLGARLLGC
- a CDS encoding TetR family transcriptional regulator, which codes for MPPETLTPERILEATEEVLRRYGPAKATVVDVARALGVSHGSVYRHFRTKTALREAVTARWLDRTSRELAAIVEEDGPAEERLGRWLATLFQAKRHKAGDDPELFATYMTLIGESGGVVDRHVSDLEGQLAEIIEAGVTEGAFRADPPTTTAHAVFAATGRFHDPCYAEEWSRPEITTDFETVRDLVLRGLRQ
- a CDS encoding aldo/keto reductase, giving the protein MQTRTLGTTGPQTSALGLGCMGMSALYGDADRAESLATLHAALEAGITLLDTGDFYGMGHNELLINEALRTAPAAAREKALLSVKFGALRTVEGGFSGYDGRPAAVKNFAAYSLQRLGTDHIDVYRIARVDPDVPIEETIGAIAELVEAGHVRHIGLSEVGADTLRRAAAVAPISDLQIEYSLLSRGIEDAILPTARELGIGITAYGVLSRGLISGHFARDRKLAANDFRGMSPRFQGDNLDRNLDLVDALRKIADEKGITVAQTAIAWVLSRGTDIVPLIGARRRDRLTEALRALDVTLTPADLTAIERAVPAGAAAGARYPENQMAHLDSEH
- a CDS encoding MFS transporter, coding for MSETPIATAVPDTPSTAARPRPAAAPLLTPLGLLTVLLGAALPMIDFFIVNVALPTIDRDLHADPATLEMIVAGYGVAYATLLVLGGRLGDMVGRRRLFLWGLAAFGLTSLACGLAPDAGTLVAARVAQGAAAALLLPQVLATIQAATTGSRRARAVSLYGGTAGVSSAVGQVLGGLLVSVDLAGSGWRAVFLVNVPIAAVALLLAARTVPESRSPHPSRVDVPGTVLLAVAMVALLLPLTEGRAAGWPLWSWLLLALFPFAAGAFLMVERRAERTGRTPLIPPSLLRIPSVRSGLTMIVPFSVGFGGFMFVIAVALQSGLHYGPLAAGMSLFPLCVAYFLASLAGPRLVHRFGRKVIITGSLIQGTGLVALALTVHAGWPAVPVAALAPSMTVLGLGQGLVLPVLLRIVLSELPVTQAGVGGGVMVTTQQSGLALGVATLGTLFLALLPSAGIRDGFLAALLTQLAIVAGTTLLGLRLPRTMR
- a CDS encoding helix-turn-helix transcriptional regulator produces the protein MAGTAPPRGAGHRADDAVRRAELAAFLRSRRERITPEQVGLPRGSRRRTPGLRREEVAQLGAVGVTWYTWLEQARDIHVSPQVLDAVARALQLDRAERSHLFALAGAVDPLPGKECTGIPRALREVLDQLAPYPAIIQNSRFDILAYNGAYGQLMCDLDALPEEDRNCLWLAFTHPGWRASLVDWEATVRTMTAKFRASMAEHLAEPGWKALVARLTEASPEFRGIWAQHEVERTTSAVKVFRHPVVGILQLTSTNLWLGPNHGSKMLSYTPVDEATRERLGELDALVRRASGTATGWGAGAAVDRAAVALAP